Proteins encoded within one genomic window of Nonomuraea gerenzanensis:
- a CDS encoding aspartate-semialdehyde dehydrogenase: MSKRPSLALIGATGAVGTVMRDIVSSREDIWGEIRLVASPRSAGKVLRVRGEDVVVQALAPEVFDGIDIAIFDVPDEVSAEWVPIAAGRGAIVVDKSGTFRMEPDVPLVVPEVNPLDARNRPRGIISTPNCTTLSMMAAMGALHAEFTLTELVVASYQAVSGAGVAGSARLYDEIEALAGDRTIGQSAGDVRKVLANKLPEESPFPAPIAFNVVPWAGSVKADGWASEELKLRNESRKILGIPDLKVSATCVRVPVVTTHSLAVHARFAREITVADAHRILEAAPTVVLMDDPENGIWPTPLDVVGNDPTYVGRIRQAIDFPNTLDLFVCGDNLRKGAALNAAEIAELVAAEF; the protein is encoded by the coding sequence ATGAGCAAGAGGCCCAGTCTGGCACTGATCGGCGCGACCGGCGCCGTCGGCACCGTCATGCGCGACATCGTGTCGTCGCGCGAGGACATCTGGGGCGAGATCCGTCTCGTCGCCTCCCCGCGCTCGGCGGGCAAGGTGCTCCGGGTACGCGGCGAGGACGTCGTCGTGCAGGCCCTGGCGCCCGAGGTGTTCGACGGCATCGACATCGCCATCTTCGACGTGCCCGACGAGGTGTCGGCCGAGTGGGTGCCGATCGCGGCCGGCCGCGGCGCGATCGTGGTCGACAAGTCCGGCACGTTCCGCATGGAGCCCGACGTTCCGCTGGTCGTGCCCGAGGTCAACCCGCTCGACGCGCGCAACAGGCCGCGGGGCATCATCTCGACCCCCAACTGCACGACGTTGTCGATGATGGCGGCCATGGGGGCGCTGCACGCCGAGTTCACGCTCACCGAGCTGGTCGTCGCCTCCTACCAGGCGGTGTCCGGCGCCGGGGTGGCGGGCTCCGCGCGGCTGTACGACGAGATCGAGGCGCTGGCCGGTGACCGCACGATCGGTCAGAGCGCCGGTGACGTGCGCAAGGTGCTGGCCAACAAGCTGCCGGAGGAGTCGCCGTTCCCCGCGCCCATCGCGTTCAACGTGGTGCCGTGGGCGGGCTCGGTGAAGGCCGACGGCTGGGCCTCGGAGGAGCTCAAGCTCCGCAACGAGTCCCGCAAGATCCTCGGCATCCCGGACCTGAAGGTCTCCGCGACCTGCGTCCGTGTCCCGGTGGTCACGACGCACTCGCTGGCCGTGCACGCGCGCTTCGCGCGTGAGATCACGGTCGCCGACGCGCACCGCATCCTGGAAGCGGCTCCGACGGTGGTCCTCATGGACGACCCGGAGAACGGGATCTGGCCGACGCCTCTCGACGTGGTGGGCAACGACCCGACGTACGTGGGCCGCATCCGTCAGGCGATCGACTTCCCGAACACGCTCGACCTGTTCGTGTGCGGTGACAACCTGCGCAAGGGCGCGGCGCTCAACGCGGCGGAGATCGCCGAGCTGGTCGCAGCGGAGTTCTAG
- a CDS encoding aspartate kinase produces the protein MALVVQKYGGSSVADASCIKRVAQRIVATKKAGNDVVVIVSAMGDTTDELLDLAEQVSPLPPGRELDMLLTSGERISMALLAMAIANLGHEARSFTGSQAGVITDSTHGKARIIDVTPSRIQEAIDQGHIAIVAGFQGVSQDTKDITTLGRGGSDTTAVALAAALNADVCEIYTDVDGIFTADPRIVPAAQQIPKISYDEMMEMAACGAKILHLRCVEYARRFNLPIHVRSSFSTKEGTWVVSDPYTEGTEMEQPIISGVAHDRSEAKITVVGVPDKVGEAATIFKTLADAEINIDMIVQNVSAAATGRTDISFTLPTADSQTALTSLKKIQPRIGFESLLFDDQIGKVSLIGAGMRSHPGVTATFFAALADAGVNIEMISTSEIRISVIVEQDGVDAAVAAAHRAFDLDADQVEAVVYGGSGR, from the coding sequence GTGGCGCTCGTTGTGCAAAAGTACGGTGGTTCGTCCGTCGCCGACGCGTCCTGCATCAAGCGGGTCGCGCAGCGGATCGTCGCGACGAAAAAAGCCGGCAACGACGTGGTCGTGATCGTCTCCGCCATGGGCGACACGACCGACGAGCTGCTCGACCTGGCCGAGCAGGTGTCGCCGCTGCCTCCGGGCCGCGAGCTCGACATGCTGCTGACCTCGGGCGAGCGCATCTCGATGGCCCTGCTGGCGATGGCGATCGCCAACCTGGGCCACGAGGCCCGCTCGTTCACCGGCTCGCAGGCAGGTGTGATCACCGACTCCACGCATGGCAAGGCGCGCATCATCGACGTGACGCCCAGCCGCATCCAGGAGGCGATCGACCAGGGCCACATCGCGATCGTGGCCGGGTTCCAGGGTGTCTCGCAGGACACCAAGGACATCACCACGCTCGGCCGGGGTGGCTCCGACACCACGGCCGTGGCGCTGGCGGCGGCGCTCAACGCCGACGTCTGTGAGATCTACACCGACGTCGACGGCATCTTCACCGCCGACCCGCGCATCGTGCCCGCGGCGCAGCAGATCCCCAAGATCTCGTATGACGAGATGATGGAGATGGCCGCGTGCGGCGCGAAGATCCTGCATCTGCGCTGCGTCGAATACGCTCGACGGTTCAACCTGCCGATCCACGTACGCAGCTCGTTCAGCACCAAGGAAGGCACGTGGGTCGTCTCCGACCCTTACACCGAAGGAACCGAGATGGAGCAGCCGATCATCTCCGGCGTCGCGCACGACCGGAGCGAGGCCAAGATCACTGTTGTCGGGGTGCCCGACAAGGTCGGCGAGGCTGCCACGATCTTCAAAACGCTGGCCGACGCCGAGATCAACATTGACATGATCGTGCAGAACGTCTCGGCCGCCGCCACGGGTCGCACGGACATCTCGTTCACGCTGCCCACGGCCGACAGCCAGACGGCGCTGACGTCGCTGAAGAAGATCCAGCCCCGGATCGGTTTCGAGTCGCTGCTGTTCGACGACCAGATCGGGAAGGTGTCGCTGATCGGCGCGGGCATGCGCTCGCACCCCGGCGTCACGGCGACGTTCTTCGCGGCCCTCGCCGACGCGGGGGTCAACATCGAGATGATCTCCACCTCGGAGATCCGCATCTCAGTGATCGTCGAGCAGGACGGTGTCGACGCGGCCGTGGCCGCCGCGCACCGAGCCTTCGATCTCGACGCCGACCAGGTCGAAGCCGTGGTGTACGGAGGTTCAGGACGATGA
- a CDS encoding DUF5063 domain-containing protein, producing the protein MSDQWSALAEEISGHAQNYVDGLTRVAGGEGGDAIWSILLVEVAQMSLAGAKLGANRDVILAGNYEPPMSEDPDIDGVRTALAERLEAVDDYAEVFDPYKDTSVTPYRLSDDLTAVAADLIHGLRHYHAGRPHEALWWWQFSYFNTWGNHAGAAMRALQALAAHSRLDVAEEATTV; encoded by the coding sequence ATGTCTGACCAGTGGAGCGCGCTGGCGGAAGAGATCTCCGGGCACGCACAGAACTACGTGGACGGCCTGACCAGGGTCGCGGGCGGCGAGGGCGGCGACGCCATCTGGTCGATCCTGCTCGTGGAGGTCGCCCAGATGAGCCTGGCGGGCGCCAAGCTCGGCGCCAACCGCGACGTCATCCTCGCCGGCAACTACGAGCCGCCGATGAGCGAGGATCCCGACATCGACGGGGTCCGCACGGCGCTGGCCGAGCGGCTGGAGGCGGTCGACGACTACGCCGAGGTGTTCGACCCGTACAAGGACACCAGCGTCACGCCGTACCGGCTGTCCGACGACCTGACCGCGGTGGCCGCCGACCTCATCCACGGGCTGCGCCACTACCACGCGGGGCGCCCGCACGAAGCCCTGTGGTGGTGGCAGTTCTCCTACTTCAACACCTGGGGCAACCACGCGGGCGCGGCGATGCGCGCGCTCCAGGCCCTGGCAGCGCACTCGAGGCTCGACGTGGCCGAGGAAGCGACCACGGTCTGA
- the recR gene encoding recombination mediator RecR: MYEGVVQNLIDELGLLPGVGPKSAQRIAFHLLAADPADVKRLAHALLEVKDKVRFCRVCGNVAAEEECRICRDTRRDTHVICVVEESKDVVAIEKTREFRGTYHVLGGAISPIDGIGPEDLRIRELMTRLADGRVTELILATDPNLEGEATATYLARLVKPMGIKVTRLASGLPVGGDLEYADEVTLGRAFEGRRLLDV; encoded by the coding sequence ATGTACGAAGGGGTCGTCCAGAACCTGATCGACGAGCTGGGCCTGCTGCCCGGCGTCGGTCCCAAGAGCGCGCAGCGGATCGCGTTCCACCTGCTGGCGGCCGATCCAGCCGACGTCAAACGGCTGGCGCACGCGTTGCTGGAGGTCAAGGACAAGGTCCGCTTCTGCCGGGTCTGCGGGAACGTGGCCGCGGAGGAGGAGTGCCGCATCTGCCGCGACACCCGCCGCGACACCCATGTCATCTGCGTGGTCGAGGAGTCCAAGGACGTCGTGGCGATCGAGAAGACGCGCGAGTTCCGCGGCACCTATCACGTGCTCGGCGGCGCGATCAGCCCGATCGACGGCATCGGCCCCGAGGACCTGCGCATCCGCGAGCTGATGACGCGGCTGGCCGACGGCCGCGTCACCGAGCTCATCCTCGCCACCGACCCCAATCTCGAGGGCGAGGCGACGGCTACCTACCTCGCCCGTCTGGTCAAGCCGATGGGCATCAAAGTGACACGACTGGCCAGCGGTCTGCCTGTGGGCGGTGATCTCGAGTACGCCGACGAGGTCACCTTGGGCCGCGCGTTCGAAGGACGGAGGCTGCTGGATGTCTGA
- a CDS encoding YbaB/EbfC family nucleoid-associated protein: MNPGDVNLQQLLEQAQLMQQQLVSAQQELNDAQIEGSSGGGLVTAVVNGSGELLELKIDPSVIDAGDAQDTADTIADLVIAAVRDAVRAAADLQQEKLGPLAQGLGGGGLGQLPGF; the protein is encoded by the coding sequence GTGAACCCAGGGGATGTCAACCTGCAGCAGCTGCTGGAGCAGGCACAGCTCATGCAGCAGCAGCTTGTGAGCGCCCAGCAGGAGCTCAACGACGCGCAGATCGAGGGCTCATCGGGCGGCGGCCTGGTCACGGCCGTCGTCAACGGCTCGGGCGAGCTGCTCGAGCTCAAGATCGACCCGAGTGTGATCGACGCGGGCGACGCGCAGGACACCGCCGACACGATCGCCGACCTGGTGATCGCGGCTGTGCGCGACGCCGTGCGGGCGGCAGCCGATCTGCAGCAGGAGAAGCTCGGCCCGCTGGCCCAGGGGCTGGGTGGCGGCGGCCTCGGACAGTTGCCAGGGTTCTAG
- a CDS encoding GAF domain-containing protein: protein MLPLLAQTLSGLADETGHIMIVTDSDGRVLWREGNYSVMCRADRVGLAAGHQWGEPDVGTNGIGTALATGRPVHVYSEEHLMRVLHIWSCSAAPITDPDSGRVIGCVDVSGTAPSLHPATVALVAATAKLAETQLALRMHERDERLRRRYESLRGRPGILLSSTGRVISGDPGGDLGERVHLGGPLGERLHPAPTDRGGRRLVLRDGTAAFLEPFAGGFLLRPTPSAAPPTLTLSLLGEGTPTASFGDDTRPLSLRHAELLALLTLHPHGLTAEQLSFHLYGDDGNPVTIRAEIHRLRGQLGEAIAAKPYRLACPVEADFMTVRRLLTSDDPAGLARAYPGPLLPRSESPEIRRERDELEAQVRAYLLRRGGPEELWAYAQTCNGRDDYEVLERLAALPATDLRSAAARSRLLS from the coding sequence TTGCTGCCCCTGCTCGCCCAGACCCTGTCCGGACTGGCCGACGAGACCGGCCACATCATGATCGTCACAGACAGCGACGGACGGGTATTGTGGCGCGAAGGCAACTACTCGGTCATGTGCCGCGCCGACCGCGTCGGCCTGGCCGCCGGCCACCAGTGGGGCGAGCCCGACGTCGGCACCAACGGCATCGGCACCGCCCTGGCCACCGGCAGGCCCGTGCACGTGTACTCCGAGGAGCACCTGATGCGGGTGCTGCACATCTGGTCCTGCAGCGCCGCCCCCATCACCGACCCCGACTCGGGGCGCGTCATCGGCTGCGTGGACGTCAGCGGCACCGCCCCCAGTCTGCACCCCGCCACGGTCGCCCTCGTGGCCGCCACCGCCAAGCTCGCCGAGACCCAGCTCGCCCTGCGGATGCACGAGCGCGACGAACGGCTGCGCCGCCGGTACGAGTCCCTGCGCGGCCGGCCCGGCATCCTCCTGTCGTCCACCGGCCGCGTCATCTCCGGCGACCCGGGCGGCGACCTGGGCGAGCGCGTCCACCTCGGCGGCCCGCTGGGAGAGCGCCTCCACCCCGCCCCCACCGATCGGGGCGGGCGGCGCCTGGTCCTGCGGGACGGCACCGCCGCCTTCCTCGAACCCTTCGCCGGCGGCTTCCTCCTGCGCCCCACCCCGTCCGCCGCCCCGCCCACCCTCACCCTGTCGCTCCTCGGCGAAGGCACCCCGACCGCCTCCTTCGGCGACGACACGCGGCCCCTGTCGCTGCGCCACGCCGAGCTCCTCGCCCTCCTCACCCTCCACCCGCACGGGCTGACGGCCGAGCAGCTCTCCTTCCACCTGTACGGGGACGACGGCAACCCGGTGACGATCAGGGCCGAGATCCACCGGCTGCGCGGGCAGCTCGGGGAGGCCATCGCCGCCAAGCCGTACCGGCTGGCCTGCCCGGTGGAGGCCGACTTCATGACCGTGCGCCGCCTCCTGACCTCCGACGATCCGGCGGGGCTGGCCCGGGCTTATCCGGGTCCGCTGCTGCCCCGCTCCGAGTCGCCCGAGATCCGGCGGGAGCGGGATGAGCTGGAGGCTCAGGTACGGGCTTATCTGTTGCGGCGTGGGGGGCCTGAGGAGTTGTGGGCTTATGCGCAGACGTGCAACGGGCGGGATGATTACGAGGTGCTGGAGCGGCTCGCCGCCCTGCCTGCCACCGATCTCCGCTCCGCCGCCGCCCGCTCCCGGCTGCTCTCCTGA